In Rutidosis leptorrhynchoides isolate AG116_Rl617_1_P2 chromosome 2, CSIRO_AGI_Rlap_v1, whole genome shotgun sequence, one genomic interval encodes:
- the LOC139889796 gene encoding uncharacterized protein: protein MDKDAEDLIENYNDEIDIEFVSENTVAAASEVVSQAKKTRTRKKKVYGKPPCAPKQTTVSEAIIFGNKKKRSKWWAYFEESDKIDFANCRYCHKNIGCGSDNGTTPLKNHISSCKEYPANMDKRQKILDLESKTRVSDDGSVETVTVPSLWEFNSEAIREALVRMLFTDELPFSFVEREGFRAFLKVINPHFPVISRSTLTRDKM from the coding sequence ATGGATAAAGATGCAGAGGATTTGATTGAGAATTATAATGACGAAATTGATATTGAATTCGTGTCTGAAAATACGGTGGCTGCTGCTAGTGAAGTTGTGAGTCAAGCAAAAAAGACACGAACTCGAAAGAAGAAGGTATATGGAAAACCACCGTGTGCACCTAAGCAAACAACTGTAAGTGAAGCTATAATTTTTGGAAACAAGAAAAAGAGATCAAAATGGTGGGCATATTTTGAAGAAAGCGATAAAATAGATTTTGCTAATTGTCGTTATTGTCATAAAAATATTGGTTGTGGAAGTGATAATGGAACTACTCCTTTAAAAAATCACATCAGTAGTTGTAAAGAATATCCGGCTAACATGGATAAGAGACAAAAGATTCTTGATCTCGAGTCTAAAACACGTGTTAGTGACGATGGTTCCGTTGAAACAGTAACAGTCCCTAGTTTGTGGGAGTTTAATTCCGAGGCTATTCGTGAAGCCCTTGTTAGGATGTTATTTACTGATGAGTTACCATTTTCTTTCGTTGAGCGTGAAGGTTTTAGAGCGTTTCTCAAAGTGATTAATCCTCATTTTCCTGTTATTTCACGTTCTACTCTTACAAGAGACaagatgtga